One genomic region from Campylobacter concisus encodes:
- a CDS encoding heavy metal translocating P-type ATPase, with product MPQSRCAHCRLKFDESVMISNESGLKFCCVGCKGVYEILNENGLSEFYERLGKNTLNPASSGANIKNLAANFSELVTKEGDFSQISFLIDGITCSACIWLLEKALFSLSGVLEVNINSLNQKAVIVFDEQELLVEQIIEKIYAVGYVPKPYATSQKEDELAKKRRKFYTKALVGIFATMNIMWLAIAQYSGYFSGIRGDIKDILSFAQFVLATPVLFYTGSEFFKGAKIAIKNASPNMDLLVITGASITYIYSIYAMFTRSGESYFDSVAMIITFVFIGKFLEILGKKKALETSNFLNDMLLAKVCILEDGKDVLKEPRDVNLGEKIVLRSGERALLDGVVLSGEASVDSSSLTGESLPVTLGVGQEVKSGVICQNGQIIYEAKEIFKNSYLNQLINLLQNAELKKPNIELVVNKIASKFSLSVLTLAFFTFWFWYFKYGFSEAIVTAVSVIVIACPCALALATPVSSVCALGVAFKNRVLFKEAKFFESLAKCDVAVFDKTGTLTKAEFEVSDFFIKESISLDEIYSLALISNHQISVAVAKFLKQKGARKIELKNINLSVAKGVEAEISGKKFYAGSKRFLVENGISFDETEENVSFFVGLNGELVAKFYLKDSVKPEAKTLIDELKSAGMKVCILSGDVQKVVKNVADELGVSEFRAEMLPETKAKFISELKEQGKKVLMVGDGINDAAALSLAHVAICMGSGAAISLERSDVVLLDDSLKSLAKAIKISKFTYKTIKQNLLFCLLYNVLALPFAVCGYVIPLFAALFMSLSSLSVILNSLYIVRKFKEK from the coding sequence ATGCCACAAAGTAGATGTGCTCATTGTAGATTAAAATTTGATGAAAGCGTGATGATCTCAAATGAAAGCGGACTTAAATTTTGCTGTGTTGGTTGCAAAGGTGTTTATGAAATTTTAAATGAAAATGGGCTTAGTGAGTTTTATGAGCGTCTTGGTAAAAATACGCTAAATCCTGCAAGTAGCGGAGCAAATATCAAAAATTTAGCGGCAAATTTTAGTGAGCTTGTGACAAAAGAGGGCGACTTTAGTCAAATTTCATTTTTAATCGATGGTATCACTTGCTCAGCTTGCATCTGGCTACTTGAAAAGGCACTTTTTAGCTTGTCTGGAGTCTTGGAGGTAAATATCAACTCACTTAATCAAAAAGCGGTTATTGTTTTTGATGAGCAAGAGCTTTTGGTAGAGCAAATAATTGAAAAAATTTATGCCGTTGGCTACGTCCCAAAGCCATATGCTACGAGTCAAAAAGAGGACGAGCTAGCTAAGAAAAGAAGGAAATTTTACACAAAAGCGCTAGTTGGTATCTTTGCTACGATGAACATTATGTGGCTAGCCATTGCTCAGTATAGCGGGTATTTTAGTGGTATAAGAGGCGATATAAAAGATATTTTAAGCTTTGCGCAGTTTGTATTAGCAACGCCTGTACTTTTTTATACTGGTAGCGAGTTTTTCAAAGGAGCAAAGATAGCCATAAAAAACGCTTCGCCAAATATGGATCTGCTTGTTATCACCGGAGCTAGCATAACATATATCTACTCGATTTATGCGATGTTTACGAGGAGTGGCGAGAGCTATTTTGACTCGGTTGCAATGATCATCACCTTTGTTTTTATCGGTAAATTTTTAGAAATTTTGGGTAAGAAAAAGGCACTTGAGACTTCAAATTTCTTAAATGATATGCTGCTTGCAAAGGTATGTATTTTAGAAGATGGTAAGGATGTTTTAAAAGAGCCAAGAGATGTAAATTTGGGCGAAAAGATCGTGCTTAGATCTGGCGAGAGGGCGCTACTTGATGGAGTAGTGCTTAGTGGTGAGGCAAGTGTGGATAGCTCAAGTCTAACTGGAGAGAGCCTGCCTGTGACCTTGGGAGTGGGGCAAGAGGTAAAAAGTGGCGTCATTTGTCAAAATGGACAAATCATCTACGAAGCAAAGGAAATTTTTAAAAATTCTTATCTAAATCAGCTTATAAATTTACTCCAAAATGCAGAGCTAAAAAAGCCAAATATCGAGCTAGTAGTCAATAAAATCGCTTCTAAATTTTCTCTTAGCGTGCTGACTTTGGCATTTTTTACATTTTGGTTTTGGTACTTTAAATATGGCTTTTCAGAGGCTATTGTCACGGCTGTTAGCGTCATCGTGATCGCTTGCCCTTGTGCGCTTGCGCTTGCCACGCCAGTTAGTAGTGTCTGTGCCCTTGGTGTGGCCTTTAAAAATAGAGTACTTTTTAAAGAGGCTAAATTTTTTGAAAGCCTTGCAAAGTGCGATGTAGCGGTATTTGACAAGACTGGCACGCTCACAAAGGCGGAATTTGAAGTTAGTGATTTTTTCATAAAAGAGAGCATAAGTTTAGATGAAATTTATTCGCTAGCTCTTATATCAAATCATCAAATAAGCGTGGCAGTGGCTAAATTTCTAAAGCAAAAAGGCGCAAGGAAAATAGAGCTTAAAAATATAAATTTAAGCGTGGCAAAGGGTGTTGAGGCTGAAATTTCAGGTAAAAAATTTTATGCAGGAAGCAAGCGATTTTTAGTTGAAAATGGTATTAGCTTTGATGAAACTGAAGAAAATGTGAGCTTTTTTGTGGGGCTTAATGGTGAGTTAGTGGCGAAATTTTATCTAAAAGATAGTGTAAAGCCCGAGGCAAAGACCTTGATAGACGAGCTAAAGAGCGCTGGCATGAAAGTGTGTATCTTAAGTGGCGACGTGCAAAAAGTGGTAAAAAACGTGGCAGATGAGCTTGGCGTGAGTGAGTTTAGAGCAGAGATGTTGCCTGAAACGAAAGCTAAATTTATAAGCGAACTAAAAGAGCAGGGCAAAAAGGTGCTAATGGTAGGGGATGGCATAAACGACGCAGCAGCGCTTAGCCTTGCTCATGTTGCCATTTGTATGGGAAGCGGGGCGGCAATAAGCTTAGAAAGAAGCGATGTAGTGCTACTTGATGATAGTTTAAAAAGTCTAGCGAAGGCCATAAAAATCTCGAAATTTACTTACAAAACGATAAAGCAAAATTTGCTCTTTTGTCTTCTTTATAATGTTCTTGCTCTGCCATTTGCCGTATGTGGCTATGTCATACCGCTATTTGCTGCACTTTTTATGTCGCTTAGCTCGCTAAGTGTTATCTTAAACTCGCTTTATATTGTTAGAAAATTTAAGGAAAAATAA
- a CDS encoding outer membrane beta-barrel protein, translating to MELTYTTLRLKKTANDEDKSVAEWKTHKFIVGADYTPSVAKDLKLVLGGYTGFSKLKIKGGDAENPMENASTNGWIIGAKVGAEYSINENNAVEFGVKADRTKYSSITKYDNAKTKETNVGLYLGYTYKF from the coding sequence ATGGAGCTTACATATACGACTTTAAGGTTAAAAAAAACAGCAAATGATGAAGATAAGAGCGTAGCTGAGTGGAAAACTCATAAATTTATAGTTGGAGCTGACTACACTCCAAGCGTAGCAAAAGATCTTAAACTAGTTCTTGGTGGCTATACTGGTTTTTCAAAACTAAAAATAAAAGGTGGCGATGCTGAAAATCCAATGGAAAATGCCAGTACAAATGGCTGGATAATTGGAGCAAAAGTCGGCGCTGAATACTCTATCAACGAAAACAATGCAGTTGAGTTTGGCGTAAAAGCAGATAGAACTAAATATAGTTCTATAACAAAATATGACAATGCAAAAACAAAAGAGACAAACGTTGGTCTTTATTTGGGATATACATATAAATTTTAG
- the miaB gene encoding tRNA (N6-isopentenyl adenosine(37)-C2)-methylthiotransferase MiaB codes for MSKKLFIQTLGCAMNVRDSEHIIAELSQKEDYSLTQNIEEADLILINTCSVREKPVHKLFSEVGAFEKAKKRGAKIGVCGCTASHLGSEIFKRAPYVDFVLGARNVSKITKAVNTPKFISTDINHDESEYAFGEFRGSPYKSHINISIGCDKKCTYCIVPHTRGDEISIPSSLILKEVEKAAKSGAKEIFLLGQNVNNYGKRFSGVQENIDFSDLLVKISEIDGVERIRFTSPHPLHMDDKFLEIFTNNPKICKSMHMPLQSGNTKVLREMKRGYTKEWFLDRALRLRKMCPDVSISTDIIVAFPGESDSEFEDTMDVLEQVRFEQIFSFKYSPRPLTKAATFTNQIDDKTASARLTRLQNRHSEILDEIVAAQKDKIFDVYFEELRANGGIAGRSFNNFLVQVDGSEELLGTTQKVKITNPKRMVLYGELQI; via the coding sequence ATGAGTAAAAAACTTTTTATACAAACTCTAGGCTGTGCTATGAATGTTCGTGACAGCGAGCATATCATAGCCGAGCTCTCACAAAAAGAAGACTACTCCTTAACACAAAACATCGAAGAAGCTGATTTAATCCTTATAAATACCTGCTCGGTTCGCGAAAAGCCAGTTCATAAGCTCTTTAGCGAGGTTGGAGCCTTTGAAAAAGCCAAAAAAAGAGGGGCAAAAATAGGCGTTTGCGGCTGCACTGCAAGCCATTTAGGAAGTGAAATTTTTAAGCGCGCACCTTATGTTGATTTTGTCCTTGGCGCAAGAAATGTCAGCAAGATTACAAAGGCGGTAAATACGCCTAAATTTATCTCAACCGACATCAACCACGACGAGAGCGAATACGCATTTGGCGAGTTTAGAGGCTCGCCATATAAAAGCCACATCAACATCTCGATCGGCTGCGATAAAAAATGCACCTACTGCATCGTCCCGCACACTAGAGGCGATGAAATTTCCATCCCTTCAAGTCTCATCTTAAAAGAGGTAGAAAAGGCTGCAAAAAGCGGCGCAAAAGAGATATTTCTACTAGGACAAAATGTCAATAACTACGGTAAAAGATTTTCAGGCGTGCAAGAAAATATTGATTTTAGCGATCTTTTAGTAAAGATAAGCGAGATAGATGGCGTTGAAAGGATAAGATTTACAAGTCCACACCCACTTCATATGGATGATAAATTTCTTGAAATTTTCACTAATAATCCTAAAATTTGCAAGTCTATGCACATGCCACTTCAAAGCGGAAACACCAAAGTTTTGCGCGAGATGAAGCGCGGATACACAAAAGAGTGGTTTTTAGACCGCGCGCTAAGACTTAGAAAAATGTGCCCAGATGTTAGCATCTCAACTGACATCATCGTCGCATTTCCAGGTGAGAGCGATAGTGAGTTTGAAGATACGATGGACGTGCTTGAGCAAGTTAGGTTTGAGCAAATTTTTAGCTTTAAATATTCACCTCGTCCGCTCACAAAGGCAGCTACTTTTACAAATCAAATAGATGACAAAACCGCTTCAGCTAGGCTAACACGCCTGCAAAATCGCCACAGCGAAATTTTAGACGAGATCGTGGCGGCGCAAAAAGATAAAATTTTTGATGTCTATTTTGAAGAGCTAAGGGCAAATGGCGGCATTGCTGGGCGAAGTTTTAACAACTTTTTAGTTCAAGTTGATGGCAGCGAAGAGCTTCTTGGCACTACGCAAAAAGTAAAGATTACAAACCCAAAAAGAATGGTTTTGTATGGCGAGCTGCAAATTTAA
- a CDS encoding transcriptional regulator, giving the protein MAKMTKRDMAYHLDVDVATLYNWRKHKPNLYRIVMLGFKFDELIEQSKKTCNELCEYENLINQDIEKFSK; this is encoded by the coding sequence GTGGCTAAGATGACAAAACGTGATATGGCTTATCATTTAGACGTTGATGTCGCGACGCTTTACAACTGGCGAAAACACAAGCCCAACCTTTATCGTATTGTGATGCTTGGATTTAAATTTGATGAGCTTATAGAGCAGAGCAAAAAGACTTGTAATGAGCTTTGCGAATATGAAAATTTGATCAATCAAGACATAGAAAAATTTAGTAAATAA
- a CDS encoding HP0268 family nuclease has product MELKLARAELDAKPKTISLEKIETAVEKEGQKIFYFDKENTHKQLIALVEHFEEKGLSVYHRTVKYGLDESDYMYEVHIL; this is encoded by the coding sequence ATGGAGCTAAAACTTGCAAGAGCCGAATTAGACGCAAAACCAAAAACGATTTCACTAGAAAAGATAGAGACAGCTGTCGAAAAAGAGGGTCAGAAAATTTTCTATTTTGATAAAGAAAACACACACAAACAACTAATCGCCTTAGTCGAGCATTTTGAAGAAAAAGGGCTTAGTGTTTATCACAGAACCGTGAAATACGGCCTTGATGAGAGTGATTACATGTATGAAGTGCATATACTTTAA
- a CDS encoding lysophospholipid acyltransferase family protein yields MASCKFKNTFEKLALNVGVFFIYILMWLIFLTCKKSYTPNFLPQNGCVVVFWHGRLSFMSFAYRQWWSRQNRKQGKVIISDHKDGELITRIIKLFGIGTIRGSSSKGGARALIEALREIKQGHDVIITPDGPRGPRHSVADGATVIAQKSSCEIYALNFEASSFWEFKSWDKMILPKPFSTINFSLSAPFNVENLEQKDAKEKIQNELWQASQNDGGKSAEQNKDDFKSNLKIWWKKYAHKNPQISNEIREILDEIYEK; encoded by the coding sequence ATGGCGAGCTGCAAATTTAAAAACACCTTTGAAAAGCTCGCCCTAAACGTGGGCGTTTTTTTCATCTACATTTTGATGTGGCTCATTTTTCTAACCTGCAAAAAGAGCTACACTCCAAATTTCTTACCACAAAATGGCTGCGTCGTCGTCTTTTGGCACGGCAGACTTAGCTTTATGAGCTTTGCTTACAGGCAGTGGTGGAGCAGACAAAATAGAAAACAAGGCAAGGTGATAATCAGCGACCACAAAGATGGCGAGCTAATCACCAGAATAATCAAATTGTTTGGTATCGGCACTATTAGAGGCAGTAGCTCAAAAGGCGGTGCAAGAGCACTAATAGAAGCTTTAAGAGAGATAAAACAAGGCCACGACGTCATCATCACGCCAGATGGCCCAAGAGGACCAAGGCACAGCGTGGCAGACGGAGCTACGGTGATCGCACAAAAGTCATCTTGCGAAATTTATGCTCTAAATTTTGAAGCAAGCTCGTTTTGGGAGTTTAAAAGCTGGGATAAGATGATACTTCCTAAGCCATTTTCAACTATAAATTTTAGCCTCTCAGCTCCTTTTAATGTGGAAAATTTGGAGCAAAAAGATGCAAAAGAGAAGATACAAAACGAACTTTGGCAAGCCTCACAAAATGATGGCGGCAAGAGCGCAGAGCAAAACAAAGATGATTTTAAATCAAATTTAAAAATTTGGTGGAAAAAATATGCGCATAAAAATCCGCAAATCAGCAACGAGATAAGAGAAATTTTGGACGAAATTTATGAAAAATAA
- the rho gene encoding transcription termination factor Rho — protein sequence MENNQTEQSAAQNTKTTKKHQASRTHIPVDGHKIEELRTLSLDELVQIANSVGVENPREFRRQDLIFEILKTQTKQGGFILFTGILEITNEGYGFLRAVDANLSDSSNDAYVSNSQIRKFALRVGDIITGQVREPKDQEKYYALLKIEAVNYMPLADAKERPLFDNLTPLFPTEKLNLEYDPMKLTGRVLDLFTPIGKGQRGLIVAPPRSGKTELMKELAHGIAKNHPEAQLMVLLVDERPEEVTDMQRCVKGEVFSSTFDLPALNHVRVAELVIEKAKRLVEMGKDVIILLDSITRLARAYNTVTPPSGKVLTGGVDANALHKPKRFFGAARNIEHGGSLTIIATALIDTGSRMDEVIFEEFKGTGNSEIVLDRNISDRRIYPAINVLKSGTRKEELLQKPDELQKIWAIRSAIATMDDVEALKFLYAKMLKTKDNKELLSILNE from the coding sequence ATGGAAAATAACCAAACCGAGCAAAGTGCTGCTCAAAACACAAAAACTACAAAAAAGCATCAAGCATCAAGAACACACATACCAGTAGACGGACACAAGATCGAAGAGCTAAGAACGCTTAGTTTAGATGAGCTAGTACAGATCGCAAATAGCGTTGGTGTCGAAAATCCACGAGAATTTCGTAGGCAGGATTTGATATTTGAGATACTAAAAACCCAGACAAAACAAGGCGGCTTTATACTATTTACTGGAATTTTAGAGATCACAAACGAGGGCTACGGCTTTTTAAGAGCTGTTGATGCGAATTTAAGCGACAGTTCAAACGATGCATACGTCTCAAACTCACAGATCCGCAAATTTGCACTTCGCGTGGGCGACATCATCACCGGCCAAGTAAGAGAGCCAAAAGATCAAGAAAAATACTACGCTCTTTTAAAGATCGAAGCGGTAAATTATATGCCTCTAGCAGACGCAAAAGAGAGGCCATTATTTGACAACCTAACCCCGCTTTTTCCAACTGAAAAGCTAAATTTGGAGTATGATCCGATGAAGCTAACAGGCCGTGTGCTTGACCTTTTTACGCCTATTGGCAAGGGTCAACGTGGCCTCATCGTCGCACCTCCAAGAAGTGGTAAAACTGAACTTATGAAAGAGCTAGCTCACGGTATCGCTAAAAATCACCCAGAAGCCCAGCTCATGGTGCTTTTGGTCGATGAGAGACCAGAAGAAGTTACCGATATGCAGCGCTGCGTAAAAGGCGAGGTTTTTAGCTCGACATTTGACCTTCCAGCGCTTAATCACGTCCGCGTCGCAGAGCTTGTCATCGAAAAGGCAAAACGTCTAGTTGAGATGGGCAAAGACGTCATCATCTTACTTGATAGCATAACCCGTCTAGCGCGTGCCTACAACACAGTGACCCCGCCAAGCGGCAAGGTACTAACAGGTGGTGTTGACGCAAATGCGCTTCATAAACCAAAGCGCTTCTTTGGTGCAGCTAGAAATATCGAGCATGGTGGCTCACTAACTATCATCGCAACCGCACTAATAGACACTGGCTCACGCATGGATGAAGTGATATTTGAAGAGTTTAAAGGCACTGGAAACAGCGAGATCGTGCTTGATCGCAACATCTCAGACCGCAGAATTTACCCAGCTATCAACGTTTTAAAATCAGGCACCAGAAAAGAAGAGCTACTTCAAAAGCCTGATGAGCTTCAAAAAATTTGGGCTATCCGCTCTGCGATCGCTACAATGGACGATGTCGAAGCGCTTAAATTCTTGTATGCAAAAATGCTAAAGACAAAAGACAACAAAGAGCTTCTCTCTATCCTAAACGAGTAA
- a CDS encoding GNAT family N-acetyltransferase, whose translation MKFQIRKATRDDIDVICELVRELASYENLSDQVTFTNEIFADSIFNKNHAKALICEIENGVIGYAIYFYTFSTFLGLGGIYLEDIYVKKEFRNQGVGKAFFKFLAQICKDENLKRLEWCCLNWNEPSIKFYESMGATNQSLEWRNYRLDGENLEKLVNL comes from the coding sequence ATGAAATTTCAAATAAGAAAAGCAACTAGAGACGACATAGACGTGATCTGTGAGCTTGTAAGAGAACTTGCAAGCTATGAAAATCTGAGTGATCAAGTCACTTTTACAAATGAAATTTTTGCAGACTCCATCTTTAATAAAAACCATGCAAAAGCTCTTATCTGCGAGATTGAGAACGGGGTGATAGGATATGCTATCTATTTTTACACATTTTCTACATTTTTGGGGCTTGGTGGGATCTATCTTGAGGACATTTACGTAAAAAAAGAGTTTAGAAATCAAGGTGTCGGCAAGGCATTTTTTAAATTTTTAGCTCAAATTTGCAAGGATGAAAATTTAAAAAGGCTTGAGTGGTGCTGCCTAAACTGGAATGAGCCAAGTATTAAATTTTATGAAAGTATGGGTGCTACAAATCAATCTCTTGAGTGGAGAAATTATCGCTTAGACGGCGAAAATCTAGAAAAGCTAGTAAATTTATAG
- a CDS encoding DNA polymerase III subunit gamma/tau, which translates to MQALALKYRPKNFDELIGQEAVSKSLIHALDEGRISHAYLFSGLRGSGKTSSARIFSKALVCEKGPTSKPCEVCPQCIMANESRHMDIIEMDAASHRKIDDIRELIEQTKYAPAMARYKIFIIDEVHMLTKEAFNALLKTLEEPPSYVKFILATTDPLKLPTTVLSRTQHFRFKQISRYSIIKHLEFILSKEGISYEKEALEILARSGGGSLRDTLTLLDQAIIYGANNVTANGVASMLGLLDPEKIEEIIAHVLNHDKNAIRVLVSKLESYDPEMIIDEILANLKQKFLENDSKISLLVYERFFRILAQAKGMLNISSDNGFVLMLMLFMMIEALNLQDIDDAINEVISKNSENSTQITEVITQKSQAAPAKMQGPYELFLTKIYDRNYDLGEFFKEFVEFSFFNNNELGLIVNAKDENLKYFKKNWKILNEILHTLFGQNAKIVNAKSDEQKAQTKTPKASLENNEKSELDELDEEISRLNANNIETKNEPKTEIKTELQNEKNNFALMLNKEPKTPEELQRQREQGVLKEANRLFGEPTIES; encoded by the coding sequence TTGCAAGCACTAGCTTTAAAATATCGCCCTAAAAATTTTGATGAACTTATCGGTCAAGAAGCAGTTAGTAAAAGTCTTATACACGCACTTGACGAGGGTCGTATAAGCCACGCATATCTATTTTCTGGGCTTAGAGGCAGTGGTAAAACTTCAAGTGCTAGGATATTTTCAAAAGCTTTAGTATGCGAAAAAGGACCTACCTCAAAACCATGTGAAGTATGCCCACAATGCATAATGGCAAATGAGTCAAGACATATGGACATCATCGAAATGGACGCAGCTAGCCACAGAAAGATAGATGATATAAGAGAGCTAATAGAGCAAACAAAATATGCTCCAGCAATGGCAAGATATAAAATTTTTATAATCGATGAAGTGCATATGCTAACCAAAGAGGCATTTAACGCTCTTTTAAAAACACTTGAAGAGCCACCAAGCTATGTAAAATTTATCCTAGCGACGACTGATCCATTAAAACTCCCAACAACGGTGCTTTCAAGAACACAGCATTTTAGGTTTAAGCAAATAAGCAGATATAGCATCATTAAACATCTTGAGTTTATTTTAAGCAAAGAAGGCATTAGCTACGAAAAAGAGGCACTTGAAATTTTAGCAAGAAGCGGCGGAGGATCGCTAAGAGATACTTTGACGCTTCTTGATCAAGCTATCATTTACGGCGCAAATAATGTCACGGCAAATGGCGTAGCATCGATGCTAGGGCTTCTTGACCCAGAAAAGATCGAAGAGATAATAGCTCATGTTTTAAATCACGATAAAAATGCTATCAGAGTGCTCGTAAGCAAACTTGAAAGCTATGATCCAGAGATGATAATAGATGAAATTTTGGCAAATTTAAAACAAAAATTTTTAGAAAATGACTCCAAAATTTCTCTACTGGTTTACGAAAGGTTTTTTAGGATCTTGGCTCAAGCTAAGGGCATGTTAAACATAAGTAGTGACAATGGCTTTGTGCTAATGCTAATGCTTTTTATGATGATAGAAGCGTTAAATTTACAAGACATTGATGACGCTATAAATGAAGTGATCTCAAAAAATAGCGAAAATTCCACTCAAATCACAGAAGTCATCACTCAAAAAAGCCAAGCAGCTCCTGCTAAAATGCAAGGTCCATACGAACTCTTCTTAACAAAAATTTATGATAGAAATTACGATCTTGGCGAGTTTTTTAAAGAATTTGTAGAATTTAGCTTCTTTAATAATAATGAGCTTGGACTGATAGTAAATGCAAAAGATGAAAATCTTAAATATTTTAAGAAAAATTGGAAAATTTTAAATGAGATATTGCATACGCTTTTTGGACAAAATGCGAAGATAGTAAATGCAAAGAGCGATGAGCAAAAAGCACAAACTAAGACGCCTAAAGCCTCTTTAGAAAATAATGAAAAAAGCGAATTAGACGAGCTTGATGAGGAAATTTCAAGACTAAATGCAAATAACATTGAAACTAAAAATGAGCCAAAAACCGAGATAAAAACCGAGCTACAAAACGAAAAAAATAACTTTGCTTTGATGCTAAATAAAGAGCCAAAAACGCCAGAAGAGCTTCAAAGGCAAAGAGAACAAGGTGTGCTAAAAGAGGCTAATAGACTTTTTGGTGAGCCAACGATTGAGAGCTAA
- the nusA gene encoding transcription termination factor NusA, giving the protein MERISDIIESIANEKNLEIEDVKERVIRALINTAKRVYGENYEYDVSIDANKNLKLYQKISIVANDDERLEEDNEHFLSLKEAKKIDSGVEIGDELTYELSLDNLGRTAAQTLHKELEYHIQRLVEEKILQKYNEMSGHMVFGPVVRVDNDENTFIEIDELRAVLPRKNRIKGEKFKVGDVVKAVIRKVFTDKNLGIKVELSRTSPKFLEALLISEVPEIKDGGIIIQGSARIPGERAKVALISTTPNIDPVGATVGTKGVRINAVSKELHNESIDAIEYATEPAIFVARAMGPAIITSVKIEENKAIVTLASEQKSKAIGKNGINIRLASMLTGYEIELNELGSKTSSGDSDGGMIKDLKALFGDN; this is encoded by the coding sequence ATGGAAAGAATTTCAGATATTATTGAGTCAATTGCAAATGAGAAAAATTTAGAGATAGAAGATGTAAAAGAGCGCGTTATAAGAGCCTTGATAAACACTGCAAAAAGAGTTTATGGTGAAAATTATGAGTATGATGTGAGCATTGATGCTAATAAAAATTTAAAGCTTTATCAAAAAATTTCAATAGTAGCAAACGACGATGAGAGGCTTGAAGAGGACAACGAGCACTTTTTGAGCTTAAAAGAGGCAAAGAAAATAGACAGTGGTGTTGAAATCGGCGATGAACTAACTTACGAGCTAAGTCTTGATAACCTTGGAAGAACCGCAGCCCAAACGCTTCATAAGGAGCTTGAATACCACATCCAGCGCCTAGTCGAAGAGAAAATTTTACAAAAATATAATGAGATGAGCGGTCACATGGTCTTTGGTCCAGTTGTTAGAGTTGATAATGACGAAAATACATTTATTGAAATAGATGAGCTTCGTGCTGTTTTACCACGTAAAAACCGTATAAAAGGCGAGAAATTTAAAGTAGGAGACGTCGTAAAAGCTGTTATTAGAAAAGTCTTTACAGATAAAAATTTAGGCATAAAAGTAGAACTCTCAAGAACTTCACCAAAATTTCTTGAAGCACTGCTGATTTCAGAAGTGCCTGAGATAAAAGATGGCGGTATTATCATCCAAGGAAGTGCTAGGATACCTGGCGAAAGGGCTAAAGTAGCGCTCATTTCAACTACTCCAAACATCGATCCAGTCGGTGCAACAGTCGGCACAAAGGGCGTTAGGATAAATGCCGTAAGCAAAGAGCTTCATAACGAAAGCATCGATGCGATCGAATATGCCACCGAACCAGCGATATTTGTCGCTCGTGCGATGGGACCAGCTATCATCACATCGGTAAAGATAGAGGAAAACAAAGCGATTGTTACACTTGCAAGTGAGCAAAAGAGCAAAGCGATCGGTAAAAACGGCATAAATATCCGCCTTGCAAGCATGCTAACAGGCTATGAGATCGAGCTAAACGAGCTTGGCTCAAAAACCAGCAGTGGCGATAGCGACGGTGGCATGATCAAGGATCTAAAAGCACTTTTTGGCGATAACTAA
- the ccoS gene encoding cbb3-type cytochrome oxidase assembly protein CcoS, which yields MDSATLAILVFISVLMGAFLLFGVLWGIKNKQFEDYRKFLDGANLDDEDALNEAYELELRKKEALKKRAKSNKDKI from the coding sequence ATGGATAGTGCGACACTTGCGATACTAGTTTTTATCTCAGTTTTGATGGGAGCATTTTTGCTTTTTGGCGTGCTTTGGGGGATAAAAAATAAGCAATTTGAGGACTACCGAAAATTTTTAGACGGAGCAAATTTGGACGATGAAGATGCACTAAATGAAGCTTACGAGTTAGAGCTTCGCAAAAAAGAAGCTCTAAAAAAAAGAGCAAAATCTAATAAAGATAAAATTTAG